The Brassica rapa cultivar Chiifu-401-42 chromosome A10, CAAS_Brap_v3.01, whole genome shotgun sequence genome segment CCGGTACCGAACAAGCCCAGTCCCGCAAGGCCCGCTATTTTGCGGGTCATGAATCTCTAGGCCCATACCCGCCCCGCACCAAACCCTTTTGGGCCAGGCCCGCGGTCCAGTACCCAGTTTGCCATCCCTAgctaaatattgtttttttcttagccATACGGCCTAATTTCCCATGATTCAGTTCAGTTCTCAGCCTAATGTTCCTATTCAAATGACTAACCAAATGTAACAAAAGAAACGCTGAAAGAAGAAAGCTTACGGGTACTCAATCTGTTGTATCCTCATTAACAAGGTGAGTCCATTTAGTTCTTCCACTGCGACCAAAGTGCTTGACTTGCATGACTTTTGGCAGAATCGATTTGTCCAACCTATTCTTCTCCCGTTGGTGCAGAGAAGTCTCGCTGAATATTACCATCGATTTCCACGGATCCTGCCTGGAAGAGGCAACCTTGTACTAGTATTTGTACATTAAATTTCAGTTCTTTTTCGGTGTGGAATGTAAtccaaaaaatatcatatttactAGCTAAAGCATAAAATTGCATGGAGGTTTTACAAGTGATCAGGATGCTAGTACATGGATGAATGATATATCATCCCCTTGctgatataatatatttacataataggAAGCAAATCCTTTTGGTAATTTGCAAATTCAAATCACCCCCACCTGTTTAATAGAACAAACGTGCTTCTACACATACAACAAAGCATATGAAAAGAACAATTACTTGCAAATGCCAAAGTGATTCCATTGTTGTTCTTATGGGTAGTTTCACCATTGCAACATCCAACAAGGAGGTAAGTGTTTCTGAAGCTCTCAAACTGAAgtatcaatttaaaaaaaaaaaaaagcttatttGTAACAAAGAAGGCATGATTAAATTACAAAGAAAAATGGTTTAATTTGAGAACAAACTAGGGAAATAACAAACAGGATATCCAGAGGCTTTAGGAAAGCAATCTAAAACATAAGATTTGGTATGGAGATCATGTATCACCAGTGGTGGACCACTCCTATAACCAAGCAATAATATGGTCTCGTCTACAATAGCTATTGGCAACAGTGCTGGTCGGGGAAAATAAGGAGGGTCATGAAAAGTGGTTTCGGTGAGATCTATCGAACACATTTGCTTCCATGTCATCATCATGTTGCAGCCGCCGAGTGACCATATCACTTGGGTTTTGGTGGGATAGAATTTGAGGGATACGCACAAGCGGTTATCGAGGATGCACAAGACGACAAAGCGAGGGTCAGGTACATGGGAAAAGGGGGCGTTACAGATGACTTTAAAAGTTTCCGTGTGAAGATCAAAAGACAACAACTTGGTTTCTTTACACTCGGTTAACCAATAAAGTGACCCGTCAAAATACACAGGCCTCGGGCCATCAAGAATCCGATAGGGAGAAGCAGGGAGGACGTCCCTCCAAGCATTAGTGGTAAAGTCGAAAACTTCACAAGTGGTGGCATTGTCTAGGTCAAACTCAGAAGAGTTAAAGAGCCAAACCGGCTTGTATGTGCCCCTGACTTTGTCTTTGCCGAATCCTAGCTGAGGTTCTCGGGTGTGGCAGAATAGGTTGCTACGTGCTTTAAAGTGAGAGATGATGAGCCGTTGAACCCTCGAAAGAGAAAAGCTTCGACGCCATCTAGTGGCGGGATTAAAAACGGCACTCGGGTGGCGGTTGCTGAAAAGGCATACAAGTCCGTCACAAGTACCATAGCAAACCTTGTCGCTCCTTGTAGGGAACTTGAGGCTACGAATTACACAAGACCCCACCACAAtattagcttcttcttcttttatttcGTCTTCTTCATTACCAAACCCGGTCACGTATACGACATCTGGACCTCGTGATTTCCTACGGGTGATCATCAGTTGTCTCTGTTTGAAACTTGGGGACTCGATTGTTGATTTCCACGTCTTAGATACAGACTTGAATCTCAGCAGAGACACCACAGGAAGTCTCTCGAGGATGAGCTCAACGACATCGTCTGGTAGCAATTGGCGATGTTTTTCAACATTGTCTTGTTGTCTGTCTCTCAAGACACGATCCATCGAAGCTTTCCTATATAGACACACGAGTCTACTTATTagatttaagaaaaattaaaaaaaaatggaaatctaATAATCGAATCATATCCACAATAAACACTGATTACCTCATCGCCCAAATGATCTCCTCGAATCCTTCTTCCAATCCCTCACGAATCGATTTTtatccctttttttttaatattctgtACGAGATAGGTTAGACAGAGATCTCATTCCGACAGAACACCTCTTCGCAACCCCTTTTTCTGTAAGAGACGTCCACAAACTGTTTAACTAAGTTTTATCACTTTTGTCTTTTTCCAAGCCCAATAACTTATAAACCATTAGAAACTATACTGGGCTTTCATAGGCcttattaatatttgttttatattcggCCTTGATTTTAACATCTCGAATCTTTAACTGTTGTTTTCTTACTGTTTCAAAATGCTTTTGCGTGTTTATTACCGATGACACTATAATAGTCCAAATTCCCCAAAATCCACAGAACTACATGTGCTaatggttgttttttttttttttgatcaaactgCTAATGGTTGTTTAAGCTTCAACCAAATGGATGTGAATCTCCAAAGGGCCACTATCACACTTACATGGATAGTTCTCTTAATAACATCACATGTTAATCACAACCTTCGTAAACAACTCGTTTTGATTTCATTCTTTTGTATTAGAAACATCAGCTTTCAACACTGTGGCAAaataaaccaaatcaaaactcAAGCATAAATGTTAACAGGTTGCCATGAATCACAGCTTGCAACGAGCCTGGTACAAGAGAAAAGAGATCAAGATGAATGAGAAAGATATGTTAATCATACCTAAGTTCGACGGAGATTACGAGCTCTGGGCGATGCTCACAGAGAATCTTCTCAGATCAAAGGAGTGGTGGGAACTGGTCGAGACAGGGATCTCACAACCTGGAAGGAATGTGATCCTTACCGGAGTACAGAGAACGGAGTTGGCTGAGCAGACCGTGAAGGACCACAAGGTCAAGAACTACTTGTTTGCATCGATAGACAAGATCATCCTCAAAACCATTCTGAAGAAGGATGCCTGTCAAAAGCAGTGAAAAGACTGGAAATATCGTTAGCCAGTTTCAATTAACCAAAGTTCCATCCCATTTCCTTTCAGATAAACCCATGTCATTTCTTTTCAGATAAAGTCATGTCATTTCTCTTCATCTGGCGACACAAGTCAGTTGCTCATTTCATTGAATCAACTTGGTGATTCTGCTGCTAATTTAGCGTGACATATGGTGCAAATGAGAAAGCAATGTTCAGAAAGCAATTTGATGTGTTGTAAATTTATAGCATATTTCTACCTTGAAATTACCATCAAACTTACAttggaaaaatatgaaaataaaaatgctttagTGATGCATGCAGAAACATAAACTGTATCTTGATTAATCCCATAACTGTGTCTGGTTCGATACAAAAGACGCTCCGACCAGATGTCTCTTGTCCACGATCTCACGGTAATAACAAAGCAAATAGTATTAATTGCTGCGATTTAGTTATTCTCAGAGATAACAGCGTAAGCTGTTTTTCTTTCACTACAACATACCACCTTGTTTCAGTTTTTGGCTTAAACTCGATCAGATCTTGAAGCGGCTTTACGTCTCCCAATCTTTCATCTTCTTGCTCCCCTTTGGTTTCTCAATGGGACCATTCATGCCCGCCATTTTCTTGTTGTATTTTTCTCGTAAAGGATCATTAGAAGTCCACCTGCACAATCATTcatcatgcaaaaaaaaagaaataattcAAAATCTGAAGCTCCATAAACCAATCAACTGACACAACACTCTCCCTAACATAACACTATTCACATTTGCTTCCAACGATTGAGTTCAGTTCTCAGCCTAATGTTTCTACTCAAATTCTAAACAAGTCAGTCTTCAAAATCAATAGCCTATGACTAACCAAAatgtaacaaaaacaaaagctgAACGCAGAAAGCTTACGGGTTACTCCAATCTGTTGTATCCTCATTAACAAGGTGAGTCCATTTAGTTCTTCCACTGCGACCAAAGTGCTTGACTTGCATGACTTTTGGCAGAATCGATTTATCCAACCTATCTTCTCCCGTTGGAGCAGAGAAGTCACGCTGAAATATACCATCCGTCCCCACGGATCCCGCCTCATCATCAGGATCCGCCTGGAAGAAGGCTCCCTTGTGGTAGTACTTCTGCATGAAGTTCCACTTCTTCTTCGGTTGAACCGACGAAGCTTTCGGATTCTTCCTCTCCCACTCTCTCCTCTCCTGCTCCGTCATGTTCCTCAGCTTCTCAATCTCTTCCCTCTCCCTCAACATAGCCTCCTTCGCATCACGCTCTCTCTTGATCCTAGCGATCTCTCTCGTCTTCCAAACTTCGTACTCCTCAGCCTCGTTGATCTCGTCATCAGTCTCAACATCTCCAATATTCGCTTCTTGCAATAACATGTTCTTGCGTATCTCCTCGTCTTTCCTAACTTCCTCAACTACGATCTGCTTCGTCTCTATCTTCCTCATCTCGAGCTTCCTCTTTGCTAACTCCTCGAGAGCTTGCTCCTCAGCTTCAAGTCTTTCACGCTCTGCGACCGTATCTCTCTCAGCTTTGGGGACAAAGACAGGCTTGATCATGGTAATACCAGGCATATCATCTTCAGAATCAGTCTCGTACTCAgactcctcttcctcctcgtcTTCCTCCTCTACCTCGTCCTCTTCCTCCACAGGTAGCAGATCAGCCTCCTCCTGAGCTCTTTTGAGATTCTTTTCTCTGATTCTCCTCCTTCTTTCTTCCAAagcatcttcatcttcttcctcgtcttGGTTCCtcaactcttcttcttctgtggATATAATCTCAGCCTGCCTAACACGACGGTGATCGGCTCTAACTTCTTCACGGTTTTCAGCTCTGGTCTGAGCTAAACGACGCAGCCTCGGGTCATCTTTCCTAGCAACCCCCAAATCATCATGCTTTCTATCAGAAACATCAGCCTTGTGCATCCTAACGTCCTCATCATCCTCGGCCTCATCGGCCCACTCGGGAGCTTTACCAGGCCAGTATCTTTTCACTTTAGTCTGACCAATCCCACCTCGGAGTTTAGCTCTTGTAGCAAGTGCAGCTTCACTCACTCCCGCTGTGACAGACATCTCTGAAACTGCGAGTAGTCAAACTAAAATTATATCGACTATTTGTTCTCTACACcatgaaagaaaacaaaataaatacatgGATTAGATTCAAACTTGACACGTCTCTAGTATTCACCAGAAAAAGAAATGGCCTACTTCCAAATCAATAATACCAATGAGACCAACACATATTCGACTAAGTATGTCTGTGTAATATCAGCATATCTCAAACACATTCTGATTCTAGCGTAAGCACATAAACACCATTCCACCATAAGATCACCAAAGATTGTAGATTTTCACAAGATACAAAAGGCAAAAGAGGAATCAATCTTCTATCAAATCTGAGTAATTTGTCCAATTTCAACAGGTAGACGAACCTCAAGCTTTGATATACGGAGATACACAATAACAACAATCAAACGACTAGAAAACGAATCAGAAACGGGAGAATCCAAGCTACGAAAAACTTGATGATGAGAGAACAAGGAAACAAAAGTATCCAGAAGAAATTGACAAGAAAGTAAATTAGCTTACGCTTTTGGAGAAACCTTTACGTTCAGAGAGTTAGCGAATATCAAATTCGACAATGCGAAGGAAGCCCTAGTAAACCGTGGCGAGACGGAGGCGGAGAGGAGACGAAGACGGTGGAGGTATTGAAACCGGAGCCTCGGGACAGAACACAAAAGGACCATGCGAAAACTCATAACTACTCATTAGAAACTCTACTGGGCTTTTTAATGGGCCTTATTAGAATTGGTTTATATTAGGCCTTAAATTTAACATCTTGATCCTAAACTGTTTTCTTACCGTCTGAAAATGTTTTTACTTTGTTCAGTGTTTACTGATGAAAAACTAGAGTCCAAATGGTAAAACAAACGGATTTCGATATGCTAATTGGTTGTTGAAGGCAGCTGAGAAGACAGGCTCCCTAGAAAATGTTGATGTTCTTCTCTCATGCCTTCCTCTGTCAGCTATCTTTTCTTTTGGTGTTTTATTTGTCTCACGTTGATGAGCATAAATGCGATACATTTAAAACCAAAAACAGAGGATAGCTTTAGCAGTTTGGTCCATTCATTTGACCGTTCAAAGttcaaacacaaacacacaagaagaagaaacagaccAGCAGAGAACTGAAAACACGTTAACAGATATAGACACCAAAAAAGCTCTCATAACTATGCGGCGGCGCCTGAGGCCACATCTCCGGCTGGAGAAGCGGCGGCGGTGACACCACCGTCGTCGGAAGAAAAAGCGAGCGGAGTCCAATCCGGAgggagaggaggaagaggagcaTACACTGTAGGCTTTCTCTTAATGTCCCAAGGCTGAGTCTTCTTCGGCCTCGTCTTCCTGTGATGGGCAGTCGACTTCTTCTGCGGCCTCGACGAACACTCTATCACCATTCCCAGTCCTCCTCCGTTGCCCAATTTCGGAACTTGAAACTGGCGAAGAGCCGAAGAAGCAGCGACGGTGGCGATTCCGGTGCCAAAGATAGCAGACACAGACATTGTTGTTTCGTCTTATCTTTTCTGCTTGCAGTGGAAGTGAGTATATGGGAGCCTCTAGCTTCGGATTAGAGACATCATATCTTGTCCAAGTTTCGTTTTATCTTGATGggctttttaaatgtttattggGCCTTTTTATACATAATGTGTATATTTAGTGGGAAAATAATCATTTAATTTCTGAACTATTTGAAACCGACAATTTAAATACCGAACTATTACTCGCACGCTTTTATTTCCTAACTATTTGTTGACTCGGCAAATTGATACCCAAAAAAGTAAACCGTTAAGTCAATAATGTTTGTCGTCAGTGTTTAccaatcttcttctccatcgTACCTCAGTACTCGAAATCCCCAGATCGAAATCCTAATCTGAGAAAAAAACTGATTCCGGCAAGTACATAAAAGATTTCCGGTGACGAAAAAAAGAACTTCAAGAAGAACAAAATTCTCTATCGAGAGAAGAACAAGACTCTTTGTCGCGGCTCAAGATTTCACCGACACAGAGTTTTGTTCTTCTCGAAGTTCTTCATTACGTCACCGGAAATCTCGTATGTACTTGCCGGAATCGCTTCTCTCTCAGGTTAAGATTCTAATTTGGAGATTTCGAGTATCCGAAATACAATGGAGAAGAAGATTAGTAAAACATTAACAACAAACGTTATTGACTTAAAGGCTGACTTTTTTGGGTATCAATTTGCCGAGTCAATAAATAGTTGGGGAATAAAAGCATGCGAGCAATAGTTTCGGTATTTAAATTGCCGATTTTAAATAGTTCAAGAATTAAATGCTTATTTTCCCTATATTCAGTGGAGGATATAATAACCCATGGTCACTAAGTTTAATAACGGCCATGGTCAACTCATTATGGTGCACGCCTGTTGCAAAGTAGCTATTTAATTCGTCGGGCAGTGCTGCACGCCTGACTGCAACTTGCAAGTAGCATGTTCATTTCGCAAAACGGTATGGAAAATCGCAGAAAAGGTACGACGTAAATCAAGTGTTTACATAAACCCTCTAGTGCAGAGATTGACtaaaaatgttaattaatatttaaccaCAAAATTTGAGGTTTGATTCCTAAAAACTGCAATTCATGCATATTAATAGTTACAACCTTATAAGATATGCAGCATGAATTTCATTTTAACAGATATAATTACCTGTTGAATAAATGTTTTTGTAGATGTTCTAAAATTataatgaaatcataaaaatgTTCGCAATGAAAAAATGAGATCAAAATTTTGGATGACAGAAAAGATTTAGAAACTGATGTAGTTTAAATctctttcaaaattttcaatactTTTATCCGTTCTCTTTGTTGATATTTTCAATCATTTGCCGATCCATCATAATGAAACTCTAATTTTCTGATGAGTTCTTAAAAGGTTCTCGCAAGTTGCAACTTAAAATCCATACTAATCTTAGACATTGGTTATATTGTAATTTCTAAAAGAAAACGTACAAGAAAGCCAACTTGCTCGACATTAACTGACATTCTAGTACATTCATttggttttagacttttagtggCTATTAAGGTTTCCAGTGCTTTTGTTTGTCCAGATCCTCCTATCTAATCATGGTTATGTATTAATTCAATATAATTAACATGCCTAAATTAGGCTTTAGAGTAACTACTATCACCAACATACATAACATAACCAACttcatatataataatattccACTCTCACATCTTGTCTATAGTTCCTAAAAATAACTAATCAAATAACGGCAAATATTGACTGCGATGAAAAGTACTCTTCTTTACGTATGACTCTAAAACATTTGCTAAAATTATGGCCAACAATGAGATTACTTTAGTTTCATATACGTGACTTGCATTATCCGAGGCATTCACAAATCCACGTGCATCAGATTACCACCCCTTATTTTTCTTGTCTACAAATAGTTATCTTATTCTTTATTTACAATTAGTACTATATACCTACATATCAACAGCTCAGCCATTTGATTTTTCGTACGAGGAGATTCTGTCGGTTAGACCAAATTTGGTGTCACAAAACCTATGGTACCCATTGGCCATTGCATATTTCCATTACGTTTTGCAAACTTATCCTTATCTTAATATCCTTGAAATAATAACCGGGGATAAAGTTCAAAGAATAATAGGAATAATACTGATAACTGTTGATATATAAACTAAACAAACTTTCGTTTTATAAAAACGAACTTAACAACTAAATTGCATACGTTCAAAATTGTATTTACTATCGTTATGCAtgcatatatgtattattttctaaaaacgGTAGTTAAAATAAATGCgccaaatatataaaatataatatgatatatGTGTTTTAcgatataatttaatttatggtTTGCGTATGCATGTATCTGTCTGTTTACGGGTAAGTGTCTTGTATGAAGGCCTAATTTGAGCCATGTGATTTCTTTGTTGAGGCAAATTTTGGCATATCGACAAGAGGACCATATGAATCGACTGTTCTCGTATTCCCTGCATTATTGCAActattttataaactattttcttGGAATAATAAGAGTTCATATTTTGTACCGCACTGTCACGCCAGCTAGATGAATATACCAGGAATCTTTCgatccttttaaaaaaaaaaatcctattaATTTTCCGACCTAAATAAAAGAGATACTGATCCTTGTGTTTTTTGACTAAAGATACTGATCCTTGTTGGATTATAATATTACATGAACCATGAAATACGTGACCTCTTTGCTAGATTGTATGTGcaagtttttttaataaaggtTAGCCAATTCTTATGATACATATGTCATGTGCTATAGATTGTTCAGCGCCTCGTACTAGAATTCatattcatatgttttttttcttatcaagTGTTGTTACCGATtcgaattttaaataaaatgttttgaaagttgattaatccaaaaaaaaaattggtgtaTAAAAGTGATCTCACCTCTTTATCAAGAATTTGAGTGGCAGAATTTTTAGTAAACTCTCATTTTGCCACTAGCCCAACAGCTCATTGGTGTATCCAATCTTTATCGGGTCTACAACTATATTTTATGAACTCATGTACAGCTacggttttctttttcttttggcaTCTAACTACAGTTTCTTctttatataactaaaaaccATTTATCTAATATTAATTCTTTGTAAAGTAAGATATTGGTATAATACACTAAAAATAACAGTTATCTTGCATTTATAACACACGTGACGACAATTATATACTTAATTATGTCAATCTATATAGAGCAAATTTGCCAAATAACATACTGCTAAAAGTACAAAAAGAATATTTAATTGCCCCCATTaattttttcatgaatatgaaAACCTCTCACGAATATGAAAATAGACTAGTAACTTATATTCAGTCATCTCAATCTTTGGATACAAGGAAGCCGTCGGTTTCCGACAAAAAGAAGCCGGCGGTCCGAAAATACTTCCCATGATCTTTTTTGTTTGCATTATTAATCGAATCCATATGTTTTCTGTATAATTACACGTGTACGATATCTAATTGATATAATACCATTATACAAGAAAATCAAATCATAAGAATGTGGACATGATTACGTTAGAAAAGTCGTGATCGGTTGGGATTACGTTACAAAGATGCCTCGCTTAAACTTAAAGATCGACCTTTAGGTTTGGAGTTTTCTCCGCTTTCCTAATCCTTCCAAACCCTAGTTTTTAACTATATATCAATCACATGTTCACAACATAATAATGTAAGATTAGTTATTTAGGTCCAAAACGTTAGGCAATGTAAATATTTTGATGGCCgtccaaaaagaaaaacaaaactataCCTAAGAGCACCATTAGTGGTGTAGTATCTCCACAAACTATCTAGTTAATTTAATATTCACATTGTTTTTCtatgtaattaaaattaaagaGAACAAAAACAACCATATATTATCTGCTACCCGAGGGATTAAGTCCATTTTCACCGCATTTCTTTAAGAAGGTACGATTTTTTTACTATACAGTTTTTCTTTCTATAtttcctaatttttaaattaatttaattattagagAATTGTGGGAAGATACCACCGCTGTTCCTGTTCTAAAAACCCTTGATGTTTTTCAATTAGTTATTCTTTTGTAGAGGGCAAAATGATCTAAGTTGGTGGTCATTTCGACCATTGAGCACAGTCTTTTTCAATCATTTGAAAAGTTAAAGTTGATTAAATAGCTAACTGCAACATTTTCTACTTCATTAATCGTTAAATACAGTATTTGACTAGTGATACAAATATCTCAACACATATGGTTTAGATGCCTCGTGACTAgtttttggttatatatatatttaaatcgaATTTGATcagtataaaaattattttgaaaaaaacaattttatcatataatatatgatttatatgtATGTGAAATTATTACGTTCCCGATTAATTATACACTACAAATTTAGTTTGTGAGTTGGaccatttaaataataaaatcattataCGAGAATATCTCGTAATCAATAATggattaaaaatgttttataaagaCACTTT includes the following:
- the LOC103845890 gene encoding F-box protein At1g11270-like → MRKASMDRVLRDRQQDNVEKHRQLLPDDVVELILERLPVVSLLRFKSVSKTWKSTIESPSFKQRQLMITRRKSRGPDVVYVTGFGNEEDEIKEEEANIVVGSCVIRSLKFPTRSDKVCYGTCDGLVCLFSNRHPSAVFNPATRWRRSFSLSRVQRLIISHFKARSNLFCHTREPQLGFGKDKVRGTYKPVWLFNSSEFDLDNATTCEVFDFTTNAWRDVLPASPYRILDGPRPVYFDGSLYWLTECKETKLLSFDLHTETFKVICNAPFSHVPDPRFVVLCILDNRLCVSLKFYPTKTQVIWSLGGCNMMMTWKQMCSIDLTETTFHDPPYFPRPALLPIAIVDETILLLGYRSGPPLVIHDLHTKSYVLDCFPKASGYPVCYFPSLFSN
- the LOC103845893 gene encoding 50S ribosomal protein 6, chloroplastic yields the protein MSVSAIFGTGIATVAASSALRQFQVPKLGNGGGLGMVIECSSRPQKKSTAHHRKTRPKKTQPWDIKRKPTVYAPLPPLPPDWTPLAFSSDDGGVTAAASPAGDVASGAAA
- the LOC103845891 gene encoding microfibrillar-associated protein 1A; the encoded protein is MSVTAGVSEAALATRAKLRGGIGQTKVKRYWPGKAPEWADEAEDDEDVRMHKADVSDRKHDDLGVARKDDPRLRRLAQTRAENREEVRADHRRVRQAEIISTEEEELRNQDEEEDEDALEERRRRIREKNLKRAQEEADLLPVEEEDEVEEEDEEEEESEYETDSEDDMPGITMIKPVFVPKAERDTVAERERLEAEEQALEELAKRKLEMRKIETKQIVVEEVRKDEEIRKNMLLQEANIGDVETDDEINEAEEYEVWKTREIARIKRERDAKEAMLREREEIEKLRNMTEQERREWERKNPKASSVQPKKKWNFMQKYYHKGAFFQADPDDEAGSVGTDGIFQRDFSAPTGEDRLDKSILPKVMQVKHFGRSGRTKWTHLVNEDTTDWSNPWTSNDPLREKYNKKMAGMNGPIEKPKGSKKMKDWET